From a single Candidatus Coatesbacteria bacterium genomic region:
- a CDS encoding 4Fe-4S dicluster domain-containing protein — protein MSLLLDRERCAYCGGCVGVCPTLALELVELHLTIDQERCTGCGACVGVCPTGALSLTEMPAVTDETD, from the coding sequence ATGTCCCTGCTCCTCGATCGCGAGCGCTGCGCCTACTGCGGCGGCTGCGTCGGTGTCTGCCCGACGCTGGCCCTCGAGCTGGTCGAGCTGCACCTGACCATCGACCAGGAACGCTGCACGGGTTGCGGCGCCTGTGTCGGCGTCTGCCCCACCGGGGCGCTGAGCCTGACCGAGATGCCGGCTGTGACAGACGAAACGGATTAA